Proteins co-encoded in one Papaver somniferum cultivar HN1 chromosome 5, ASM357369v1, whole genome shotgun sequence genomic window:
- the LOC113281410 gene encoding membrane-anchored ubiquitin-fold protein 3-like isoform X2: MPEEDLVELKFRLYDGTDIGPIRYSSASTVSMLKERIIADWPKDKKVIPKAANDVKLISAGKILENNKTVGQCKAPFGELPGGVITMHVVVQPSLAKSKTEGRRFP, encoded by the exons ATGCCTGAAGAAGATTTGGTTGAGCTTAAGTTCAGGTTATACGATGGAACTGATATTGGTCCTATCAGATATTCGTCTGCATCTACTGTTTCTATGCTCAAAGAAAGGATAATTGCTGATTGGCCTAAAG ATAAAAAAGTTATACCCAAGGCAGCGAATGATGTGAAGCTGATTAGTGCTGGGAAGATTTTGGAAAACAACAAGACTGTTGGTCAATGTAAAGCGCCTTTTGGTGAACTTCCCGGAGGTGTTATCACGATGCATGTCGTTGTGCAGCCATCTCTAGCCAAATCAAAAACAG AAGGTCGAAGATTCCCCTAG
- the LOC113281410 gene encoding membrane-anchored ubiquitin-fold protein 3-like isoform X1 → MPEEDLVELKFRLYDGTDIGPIRYSSASTVSMLKERIIADWPKDKKVIPKAANDVKLISAGKILENNKTVGQCKAPFGELPGGVITMHVVVQPSLAKSKTEKKVEDSPRKTVCSCSIL, encoded by the exons ATGCCTGAAGAAGATTTGGTTGAGCTTAAGTTCAGGTTATACGATGGAACTGATATTGGTCCTATCAGATATTCGTCTGCATCTACTGTTTCTATGCTCAAAGAAAGGATAATTGCTGATTGGCCTAAAG ATAAAAAAGTTATACCCAAGGCAGCGAATGATGTGAAGCTGATTAGTGCTGGGAAGATTTTGGAAAACAACAAGACTGTTGGTCAATGTAAAGCGCCTTTTGGTGAACTTCCCGGAGGTGTTATCACGATGCATGTCGTTGTGCAGCCATCTCTAGCCAAATCAAAAACAG AAAAGAAGGTCGAAGATTCCCCTAGGAAGACCGTTTGCTCTTGCTCCATACTATAA